NNNNNNNNNNNNNNNNNNNNNNNNNNNNNNNNNNNNNNNNNNNNNNNNNNNNNNNNNNNNNNNNNNNNNNNNNNNNNNNNNNNNNNNNNNNNNNNNNNNNNNNNNNNNNNNNNNNNNNNNNNNNNNNNNNNNNNNNNNNNNNNNNNNNNNNNNNNNNNNNNNNNNNNNNNNNNNNNNNNNNNNNNNNNNNNNNNNNNNNNNNNNNNNNNNNNNNNNNNNNNNNNNNNNNNNNNNNNNNNNNNNNNNNNNNNNNNNNNNNNNNNNNNNNNNNNNNNNNNNNNNNNNNNNNNNNNNNNNNNNNNNNNNNNNNNNNNNNNNNCCGGTAACATAAATTTACTTAGAAGATTTTATTTCGTTACATGCATGATTTTGGAACTAACAGTAATTTCTCCTTCAGGCGCACAGTTAGTCCAAACACCTCTGTCATATCAATGTCTTTCCTCTCAACCCCTATTGGCAGTTCCCAGTTGAAATGGTACATCAAGTTTGCCAACATAAGCTCAACAGTCATGATTCCAAGGTTTATACCAGGGCATATCCTGCGTCCTGCCCCGAACGGCAAGAGTTTAAAATTACTCCCTACAAAGTTGACATGCACATCACGGCCTTCCTCTGTAAATCTTTCAGGTATGAATTCTTCACTTTCCTCCCATGAGCTAGAGTCTCTACCAATGGCCCATACATTGACAAAGACATGCGTCCCAGCAGGAATCATGTACCCATCGATGCTGCAGTCAGCCATGGCAAGGTGTGGAGCAAGTAAAGGTGCAACAGGATGAAATCGGAATGACTCCTTTAGGACTGCTCTTAGGTATGTCATACTGCTAATGTCGGCTTCATTAACAATTTCCTGTCCCTGGGGTTCGATACTCCTTACCTCGTCTTGTAGCTTCCCAATCAGGCGGGGCCTCCTCATGAGCTCAGCCATTGTGAATTCGAGGGTGTTAGATGATGTGTCAGTTAAACCGAAAAATACATCCTGTAGATATCAATTAATTAGTACACTATAATGTTTTTTATTTGTAATAATCTGGAAGGTATTATATTTACTTACGGTTAGGAGAGCTTTCATCTGCTCTCTTGTGAGACCATACTCGAGCTGAACAGACAAGAGAATATCGACGAAATTACTACCCTGGTTATCTAACACTGACTTGTCCTCGTTCTCATGATAATCGATCACCTTGTCCAGCAGATCGGCCCATCTATGCCTTAGTCTCTCAGCCTTTGCACGAACTGTCCTTTTAAGCAGTCCTACCCTAGACAATGTTGGGAAGTACTCCTCCACCTTGAACCCTCCTAGCAGCAGTGACGTATCATTGGTGAGGTCTTGGAACAACTTGCTCTGTCCTTCTTTTAGGAAGAATTCTCCGGACACGATGCGACATGCCATGTCATATGTGAATGTCTTGAGCAGCTCACTCATGTCCACCACACCACCGACTGCGGCGGCCTCGTGAATCTTGGCCACCACCAAGCTCACCTATGATGGCATGCACAATTGTTAGCAGAGGGCACAATGAAAGTGAATTTTCTTTATTTTGTTTCTGACATGGTAAGTTTGTGAAAATGCTAAGAAAATTACCAACAAGGCTCGACAGTAGGAAATCATTGAATAAAAAGGGACGTCCTATCTGATGGTAACTGACATATTAACTAGAAAAAATCAAGCTcccaattttttttagaaatgtGGAATATCCTAAATAGTGGATGTTGTCTATTCATCAGTTAACTGGAGACCGTCTAAGCCCTGACCTCTC
The sequence above is a segment of the Triticum aestivum cultivar Chinese Spring unplaced genomic scaffold, IWGSC CS RefSeq v2.1 scaffold69951, whole genome shotgun sequence genome. Coding sequences within it:
- the LOC123175855 gene encoding indole-2-monooxygenase-like — protein: VSLVVAKIHEAAAVGGVVDMSELLKTFTYDMACRIVSGEFFLKEGQSKLFQDLTNDTSLLLGGFKVEEYFPTLSRVGLLKRTVRAKAERLRHRWADLLDKVIDYHENEDKSVLDNQGSNFVDILLSVQLEYGLTREQMKALLTDVFFGLTDTSSNTLEFTMAELMRRPRLIGKLQDEVRSIEPQGQEIVNEADISSMTYLRAVLKESFRFHPVAPLLAPHLAMADCSIDGYMIPAGTHVFVNVWAIGRDSSSWEESEEFIPERFTEEGRDVHVNFVGSNFKLLPFGAGRRICPGINLGIMTVELMLANLMYHFNWELPIGVERKDIDMTEVFGLTVRLKEKLLLVPKSCM